Proteins from a single region of Pseudanabaena sp. PCC 6802:
- a CDS encoding IS110 family transposase yields MHTAYEAGFSGFVLHRELKKHGIQNLVVNASWVEVSVNDRVKTDKRDALKLSTLLEVRRLKGIRIPSEVEEAHRLLSRTRQQLVEDRTAVKNKIRMKFHQFGLIDDDETRQMTHILVDELLENAPSKELTIAINAYWSVWRNLDEEIKKIEEELKHQAKEDPNEKTYRSAPGVGPLSARILSNELGNMCQFKNERQLFSFTGLTPSEHSSGETIRRGHISRQGNSRVRGILIEIAWRAIGKDKTLADFFERLYPRTGKTKAIVAVARKLIGRIRAAFQKREHYQKEFLVAETPAA; encoded by the coding sequence ATCCATACTGCCTATGAAGCTGGGTTTTCAGGGTTTGTTCTACATCGAGAACTTAAGAAGCATGGAATCCAGAATCTAGTGGTGAATGCATCATGGGTTGAAGTTTCCGTCAATGACCGCGTCAAGACCGATAAACGAGATGCGCTCAAATTATCCACCCTGCTGGAAGTAAGGCGATTAAAGGGAATCCGCATTCCCAGTGAGGTAGAAGAAGCCCATCGGTTGCTGAGTCGCACCAGACAACAGCTTGTCGAAGATCGCACTGCTGTCAAAAACAAAATCAGGATGAAGTTTCACCAGTTTGGGCTGATTGATGATGATGAGACCCGCCAGATGACCCACATACTCGTCGATGAGCTTCTGGAAAATGCTCCATCAAAAGAATTAACGATTGCGATTAACGCCTACTGGAGCGTTTGGAGAAATCTAGATGAGGAAATTAAGAAGATTGAGGAAGAACTGAAGCATCAAGCTAAAGAAGACCCCAACGAAAAGACCTACCGCTCCGCCCCTGGCGTTGGGCCACTGTCTGCTCGGATCTTGTCAAATGAACTGGGGAATATGTGCCAATTTAAGAATGAACGTCAGTTGTTCTCATTTACAGGTCTAACCCCCAGTGAACATTCTAGTGGTGAAACGATCCGTCGAGGTCACATCAGTCGCCAAGGCAATAGTCGAGTTAGAGGGATATTAATCGAGATCGCATGGAGAGCGATTGGGAAAGATAAAACACTGGCTGATTTTTTTGAGAGGCTTTATCCTAGAACCGGAAAGACCAAAGCCATCGTTGCCGTCGCTCGGAAACTTATTGGTCGGATTCGCGCAGCCTTTCAAAAAAGAGAGCACTACCAAAAAGAATTTCTTGTTGCGGAAACTCCAGCAGCTTAA
- the rd gene encoding rubredoxin: MQKYVCSTCGHVYDPEEGDPDSDIPPGTPFEDLPEDWVCPVCGASKEDFAPE, encoded by the coding sequence ATGCAAAAATATGTATGTTCGACCTGCGGTCATGTATACGACCCCGAAGAAGGCGATCCCGATTCGGATATCCCGCCTGGTACGCCCTTTGAAGATTTACCAGAAGATTGGGTGTGTCCCGTGTGTGGCGCAAGTAAAGAAGATTTTGCCCCAGAATAA
- the ltrA gene encoding group II intron reverse transcriptase/maturase produces the protein MNPTGGDDGWRADIKPALDNLMARILERNNVQQAWGRVKSNQGAAGIDGMTIGDFLDYAREHWTEIRASLKDGTYQPQPVRQVVIPKPRGGERKLGIPCVIDRVIQQAILQVLSPMFEPGFSDSSYGSRPKRSAHGAIRQVKSAIKAGYQVAVDIDLEKFFDNVDHDMLMSRIARKVTDKVLLGLIGRYLRAGVMVGHTFAATDWGTPQGSPLSPLLANILLDDLDKELEARGHRFARYMDDLVILVKSRRAGQRVLANISRYLSQKLKLKVNRQKSRVVRTDKLEFLGFTFRGIRIWWSDQAYRDFIHRLRGLTSRSWGVSMEYRMERLNRYLRGWMNYYGISQHYSPIEQLDGWLRRRIRMCYGQQWRRPRTRIRHLLALGTSKRQAILTGISRKGYWRLSKTLATHTGMTNQWLQLQGWLSVRELWMKVQGYA, from the coding sequence ATGAACCCGACCGGGGGAGATGACGGATGGCGTGCTGACATAAAGCCAGCCTTAGACAACCTGATGGCGCGAATATTAGAGCGCAACAATGTGCAACAGGCATGGGGAAGGGTGAAATCGAACCAAGGAGCAGCCGGAATCGACGGTATGACTATAGGAGATTTCCTCGACTATGCAAGGGAGCATTGGACAGAGATTCGCGCTTCCCTGAAGGATGGTACGTATCAACCGCAGCCAGTGCGACAGGTAGTAATACCAAAGCCAAGAGGCGGCGAGAGAAAGCTAGGAATACCTTGTGTCATAGACCGGGTAATCCAGCAAGCCATTCTACAAGTGTTATCGCCAATGTTTGAGCCAGGATTTTCGGACTCAAGCTATGGCAGTCGACCCAAGCGATCTGCCCACGGAGCAATTCGGCAGGTAAAGTCCGCCATCAAAGCAGGGTATCAAGTTGCGGTAGACATTGATTTGGAGAAATTCTTTGACAATGTAGACCACGACATGCTGATGTCCCGCATTGCTCGGAAAGTAACCGATAAGGTACTTCTGGGTTTAATCGGACGGTATCTGCGAGCGGGAGTTATGGTCGGTCACACTTTCGCGGCAACGGATTGGGGCACTCCACAAGGGTCGCCACTGTCACCGTTGCTCGCCAACATCTTGTTGGATGACCTCGACAAAGAGTTAGAGGCAAGAGGACATCGCTTTGCTCGCTATATGGATGACTTGGTAATTCTGGTCAAAAGTAGACGGGCAGGGCAGAGGGTGTTGGCTAATATCAGCCGATACCTGAGCCAAAAGCTGAAGCTCAAAGTAAATCGGCAGAAAAGTCGTGTGGTCAGGACTGACAAATTAGAATTTCTGGGATTTACGTTCCGAGGAATTCGGATTTGGTGGTCAGACCAAGCCTATCGGGATTTCATACATCGACTGCGGGGCTTAACGTCACGTAGTTGGGGTGTTTCAATGGAGTACCGCATGGAACGATTGAACCGATACTTACGGGGCTGGATGAACTACTACGGCATTTCCCAGCATTACAGTCCAATTGAGCAGTTGGATGGTTGGTTGCGGCGACGGATTCGCATGTGTTACGGTCAACAGTGGCGCAGACCTCGCACTCGTATTCGCCATTTGCTTGCTCTCGGAACCAGTAAGCGACAGGCGATTTTGACCGGCATTAGTCGCAAAGGCTATTGGCGTTTGTCAAAGACTCTGGCAACCCATACGGGAATGACGAATCAGTGGTTACAGTTACAGGGTTGGCTTTCAGTGCGAGAACTTTGGATGAAAGTCCAGGGTTATGCCTGA
- a CDS encoding lipase family protein, with amino-acid sequence MQLNSIEEKIEMILKIPQNSNFKLEIAKELLLLIEEAHKEFDRSQSDPDWEWDTDRSSITVDGKTYEIKLRFGFAEYFFTLGEILKTDIRDLGGVGRERVPFGFIAYNKESNAVYIVFRGTMTPAEWITNAQFKPGCESFLGENDLGKVHRGFHKIYTRKDIGSNPVKEEDDIPSIRECIENAIKGCPKHTIGLWPTEAIEKCPTDATVYITGHSLGGALATLSTLHIKAKINPFNPILYAFANPRAGGVNFSKRFEGLECFRIANSEDIVPTLPLASIDLTSGSNDTTSKSLAKTKNLPKLFSSLLPDLDYHHIGEPIYFTHHKGAIADNHIIPAYKEALGII; translated from the coding sequence ATGCAGTTAAATTCAATCGAAGAGAAAATTGAAATGATTCTTAAGATTCCACAAAACTCCAATTTCAAACTAGAAATTGCTAAAGAGCTTCTTCTATTGATTGAAGAAGCTCATAAAGAATTTGATAGATCTCAAAGCGATCCTGACTGGGAGTGGGACACGGATAGAAGCTCAATAACCGTTGACGGCAAAACATATGAAATCAAGTTAAGGTTTGGTTTTGCTGAATATTTTTTCACGTTAGGAGAAATCTTAAAGACGGACATTAGAGATCTAGGAGGCGTAGGGAGAGAAAGGGTTCCATTTGGATTTATTGCTTACAATAAAGAGAGTAATGCAGTCTATATTGTTTTTCGCGGAACAATGACCCCAGCAGAATGGATCACTAATGCTCAATTTAAACCTGGATGTGAATCTTTCCTTGGAGAAAATGATTTAGGTAAAGTTCATCGTGGATTTCATAAGATTTATACCCGTAAAGATATTGGGTCAAATCCCGTCAAAGAAGAGGACGATATACCTTCAATCCGAGAATGTATAGAAAATGCAATTAAAGGTTGTCCTAAACATACTATTGGACTATGGCCCACGGAAGCTATTGAAAAATGTCCTACAGATGCTACGGTATATATTACAGGCCATAGTTTAGGTGGAGCTTTAGCTACATTATCAACACTTCATATTAAAGCAAAAATTAACCCCTTTAACCCCATTCTTTATGCTTTTGCTAATCCGAGGGCGGGAGGTGTCAACTTTTCTAAGAGATTTGAAGGATTAGAATGTTTTCGTATTGCTAACAGCGAGGATATTGTTCCTACCCTACCTTTAGCAAGCATTGATTTAACATCTGGTTCAAATGATACGACTAGCAAGTCTTTAGCAAAGACAAAAAATCTGCCTAAACTTTTTTCTTCTCTACTTCCCGATCTTGATTACCATCATATTGGTGAGCCTATTTACTTTACTCATCACAAAGGAGCAATTGCCGATAATCACATTATTCCGGCATACAAAGAAGCTTTAGGCATTATCTGA
- a CDS encoding ParA family protein: MAIYAIWNNKGGVGKSYLTFQLASEYARQNPYKKVLVVDLCPQANSSSMLLGGMDQGETKLTQIHTQQPRLTISGYIEDRIRSPYVSPNSGTSYITQVSRYNSEVPSNVYLVVGDEQLETQSSRVSSATNPGPQDAWRIVHLWIRDLIADVQNSWHNENNCVFIDCNPSFSIYTELALTAAERLIIPFSADGSSKRAVKAVLALVYGIRRHTGDTQSEFFLESDRYRMALPTIYMYVGNRLTQMNSSSASAFRTVVNEIGEEIWGVWKTTPQSFCIHPSGASTPVSQRAFREMFQYEVNDANTASVVSGALGIPIASLTAGQKTVAGKNITVNQSQLDKQVPNIEDLVRKIE; this comes from the coding sequence ATGGCAATCTACGCAATATGGAACAACAAAGGCGGTGTGGGTAAAAGCTACCTAACTTTTCAATTAGCTTCAGAGTATGCACGTCAGAATCCGTATAAAAAAGTTCTAGTAGTTGACCTATGCCCACAGGCTAACTCATCCTCTATGCTTTTAGGTGGAATGGATCAAGGAGAAACAAAACTTACTCAAATCCATACACAACAACCAAGACTTACAATCTCCGGGTATATCGAGGATCGAATTCGGAGTCCATACGTATCTCCGAACTCAGGCACTAGCTACATCACACAAGTGTCCCGATACAACAGTGAAGTACCAAGCAATGTATACCTTGTGGTTGGAGATGAGCAACTTGAAACACAGTCTTCAAGAGTATCAAGCGCGACAAATCCAGGTCCGCAGGATGCTTGGCGAATTGTCCACTTATGGATACGAGATCTGATAGCAGATGTTCAAAACTCTTGGCACAATGAAAATAACTGTGTTTTCATTGACTGTAACCCCAGTTTCTCTATTTACACGGAATTGGCACTAACAGCGGCTGAACGATTAATAATTCCTTTTTCTGCTGACGGTTCTTCAAAGCGAGCAGTAAAAGCAGTTCTAGCCTTAGTTTACGGTATCCGAAGACATACTGGAGACACTCAATCAGAGTTCTTCTTAGAGTCGGATAGATATCGGATGGCGTTGCCAACAATATACATGTATGTAGGAAATAGACTTACACAGATGAACAGTTCCTCCGCGTCGGCTTTTAGAACTGTTGTAAATGAGATCGGCGAAGAAATATGGGGTGTTTGGAAAACAACTCCTCAGTCTTTCTGTATACATCCTAGTGGTGCTTCAACACCAGTTAGTCAAAGAGCTTTTCGAGAAATGTTTCAATATGAAGTCAATGATGCTAATACTGCATCAGTTGTTTCGGGAGCTTTAGGAATACCTATCGCATCCTTGACCGCTGGACAAAAAACAGTAGCTGGTAAGAACATTACGGTCAATCAATCTCAACTAGATAAACAAGTACCGAATATAGAAGATCTTGTAAGAAAAATTGAGTAA
- a CDS encoding NAD(P)H-quinone oxidoreductase subunit F, with amino-acid sequence MNSIVLQTIWLIPCYALAGTFISVLWFPSITRRTGPRPAGYVNAIATFFALTQSLLALRDIWGQPPQQLFIPWLKVANLDLTISLEISEVAVGAAALICGLNLLTQIYAIGYMEMDWGWARFFSLLALFEAGMTALVLCDSLFFSYVILEILTLGTYLLVGLWFNQSLVITGARDAFLTKRIGDLILLMGVVALLPLAGTWDFTELAAWAKTANVDPTIATLVGLALLAGPMGKCAQFPLHLWLDEAMEGPLPSTILRNSVVVATGAWVLVKLEPVLSLSPVVMTATIAIGAATAIGGTLIAIAQIDAKRALSYLVSAYMGLAFIAVGLHQTNTALLLMFAYAVAIALLVMSIGGAIWNCTTQDLRLYGGLWSRRPVSGFSFVVGTLGLVAIPPFGSFWAVQQLTEAAWQTQPWLVAVLFLVNALTAFSLVRTFGLIFGGKPKQMTERSPEIHWPMALPMVFLMGIVLHVPQLLFVWQVVPGWSVLTEPSSIVLISSSAIGLAAGAGFYLNDKVAKPVSLPSKALQDFLSYDLYTAKLYKMSIVFGVDWISKLSDAFDRYFIDGFGRLFGLATIWSGQNLKYSTVGQSQGYLLTILVGIAVLILLVLGFAIRT; translated from the coding sequence ATGAATTCCATAGTTCTCCAGACTATATGGCTAATCCCCTGCTACGCCCTAGCAGGAACATTCATTTCGGTGCTCTGGTTCCCATCCATTACACGTCGGACGGGACCGAGACCGGCGGGTTATGTCAATGCGATCGCCACCTTTTTCGCTCTGACTCAGAGCCTCCTGGCGCTCAGGGACATTTGGGGTCAGCCCCCACAGCAACTATTTATTCCCTGGCTGAAAGTTGCCAATCTCGATCTGACCATTTCTCTAGAAATATCTGAAGTAGCAGTGGGGGCAGCAGCTTTAATCTGCGGTCTGAACCTCCTCACTCAGATCTATGCGATTGGCTACATGGAGATGGACTGGGGCTGGGCGCGCTTCTTTTCCTTACTAGCCTTATTTGAAGCAGGGATGACAGCCCTGGTTCTATGCGACTCGCTGTTCTTCAGTTATGTAATTCTAGAAATTCTCACGCTCGGCACTTACCTATTAGTAGGCTTATGGTTTAACCAGTCCCTCGTAATAACGGGCGCGCGGGATGCTTTCTTAACCAAACGGATAGGAGACTTAATACTCCTCATGGGTGTTGTGGCTCTGTTGCCTTTGGCAGGTACCTGGGACTTTACCGAGCTAGCAGCTTGGGCTAAAACAGCCAATGTCGATCCAACCATCGCTACTCTGGTGGGCTTAGCTCTACTGGCGGGGCCGATGGGTAAATGCGCCCAGTTTCCGCTACACCTGTGGTTGGATGAAGCTATGGAAGGTCCTTTACCCAGTACGATTTTGCGTAATTCTGTTGTGGTTGCCACCGGAGCTTGGGTATTGGTGAAGCTAGAGCCGGTGCTTTCTCTGTCTCCAGTGGTAATGACCGCCACGATCGCGATCGGTGCTGCTACGGCTATCGGTGGCACTTTAATTGCGATCGCCCAGATTGATGCCAAGCGAGCGCTCTCTTATTTGGTCAGCGCCTACATGGGTCTAGCCTTCATCGCGGTTGGACTGCATCAAACTAATACGGCTCTGTTGCTGATGTTCGCCTATGCCGTCGCGATCGCGCTGCTGGTGATGAGTATTGGCGGCGCGATCTGGAACTGCACCACGCAAGACTTACGACTCTATGGTGGGCTGTGGTCTCGTCGTCCGGTGAGTGGATTCTCATTTGTAGTCGGCACTCTGGGCTTAGTAGCTATACCTCCCTTCGGATCGTTCTGGGCCGTACAGCAACTGACGGAAGCAGCATGGCAAACTCAGCCCTGGTTAGTCGCCGTCCTGTTTTTGGTCAATGCCCTCACTGCCTTTAGCCTCGTCCGCACGTTCGGCCTCATCTTTGGCGGTAAACCCAAGCAAATGACCGAGCGATCGCCCGAAATCCACTGGCCGATGGCCTTACCAATGGTATTTCTGATGGGTATTGTCCTGCACGTTCCCCAATTGTTGTTCGTTTGGCAGGTCGTTCCTGGATGGTCAGTCCTGACGGAACCCTCATCCATTGTTTTAATTTCGTCCAGTGCGATCGGATTGGCGGCGGGAGCTGGATTTTACCTGAATGACAAGGTAGCTAAGCCCGTATCCCTTCCCAGTAAAGCCCTGCAAGATTTTCTCTCCTACGATCTATACACGGCTAAACTCTACAAAATGAGCATAGTTTTTGGAGTTGACTGGATTTCTAAACTCTCTGATGCGTTCGATCGCTACTTTATCGATGGCTTTGGCAGGCTGTTTGGATTGGCAACAATTTGGAGCGGTCAAAACCTGAAGTACAGCACCGTCGGCCAATCTCAGGGATATCTGCTAACTATTTTAGTCGGGATAGCGGTTTTGATACTTTTAGTACTCGGTTTCGCCATCCGTACCTAA